A portion of the Bacteroides faecium genome contains these proteins:
- a CDS encoding site-specific integrase has translation MRSTYRVLFYTKNQAVKNGKAPIMGRITINGTQAGFSCKKEVSLALWDVKANRAKGKSEEARTLNQELDNIKAQITKHYQYICDHDSFVTAKKVYNRYVGFGEDCHTLMALFKEQLESYKEKIGKGKAESTYRGLVADYKSLLLFMKTKKNIEDIAIDELEKPFIEDYYTWMLGTAGNANATAFNRVNTLKWLLYIAQERGWIRIHPFVSFECAPEYKKRSFLSEDELQKMIHIELNHKRQRANRDMFLFMCFTGLAYADLKAITYMNIHTDSDGGTWLMGNRIKTGVAYVVKLLPIAIELIEKYKGVNERKISPDNVFPVGEYQAMLGSLKFIGKKCGCKVEVTPHLARHTFAVLAILKGMPLETLQKVLGHNSILSTQIYAELINPKVGEDTDKLCERIGHVYKLAM, from the coding sequence ATGAGAAGTACGTACCGTGTATTATTTTACACCAAGAATCAGGCAGTAAAGAATGGTAAGGCACCGATTATGGGCCGTATAACCATCAATGGAACCCAGGCAGGTTTCAGTTGTAAGAAAGAAGTGTCCCTCGCTTTGTGGGACGTCAAAGCCAACCGGGCAAAAGGTAAATCCGAAGAAGCCCGCACTCTCAATCAGGAACTTGATAATATCAAGGCCCAGATTACCAAGCACTATCAGTATATTTGCGACCATGACAGTTTTGTCACGGCTAAGAAAGTCTATAACCGTTACGTCGGTTTTGGTGAAGACTGCCACACGCTTATGGCACTTTTCAAAGAACAACTTGAATCGTATAAAGAAAAGATAGGTAAAGGAAAAGCAGAAAGCACCTACCGTGGACTGGTTGCCGACTACAAAAGCCTTCTGCTTTTCATGAAAACCAAAAAGAACATTGAAGATATAGCTATTGATGAACTTGAAAAGCCGTTCATTGAGGACTACTATACATGGATGCTCGGAACGGCAGGAAATGCTAACGCCACAGCCTTCAACCGTGTCAACACCCTGAAATGGTTATTGTACATCGCACAGGAAAGAGGTTGGATAAGAATCCATCCGTTTGTATCCTTCGAATGTGCGCCCGAATATAAAAAACGTTCTTTCCTTTCCGAAGACGAATTGCAGAAAATGATCCATATAGAACTGAACCATAAACGTCAACGGGCCAATCGGGATATGTTTCTTTTCATGTGCTTCACCGGGCTTGCTTATGCAGACCTGAAAGCTATCACCTATATGAATATCCATACCGACTCTGACGGCGGCACATGGTTAATGGGGAACCGTATAAAAACCGGTGTCGCCTATGTAGTAAAATTGCTCCCCATTGCTATCGAACTTATAGAAAAGTACAAAGGAGTGAATGAAAGGAAAATCTCTCCCGATAATGTTTTTCCCGTGGGAGAGTATCAGGCAATGTTGGGCAGTCTCAAATTTATCGGGAAGAAATGCGGTTGTAAGGTCGAAGTCACCCCACACCTCGCACGCCACACATTTGCAGTTCTGGCCATCCTCAAAGGGATGCCGCTGGAAACTCTGCAAAAGGTTTTAGGGCATAATTCCATTCTCTCCACACAAATATATGCCGAACTTATTAACCCGAAAGTCGGTGAGGATACAGACAAGCTGTGCGAGAGAATCGGCCACGTTTACAAACTTGCCATGTAA
- a CDS encoding NAD kinase yields the protein MKFAIFGNTYQAKKSSHAANLFRLLKKRGAEVCVCREFYQFLISEHMEIEADQLFDGDDFTADMVISIGGDGTFLKAARRVGRKGIPILGINTGRLGFLADISPEEMEETFNEIQAGRYSVEERSVLQLICNDTHLQASPYALNEIAVLKRDSSSMISIRTAINGAFLNTYQADGLVIATPTGSTAYSLSVGGPIMVPHSNTVVITPVAPHSLNVRPIVIRDDWEITLDVESRSHNFLVAIDGSSETCKETTQLTIRRADYSVKVVKRFNHIFFDTLRSKMMWGADGRR from the coding sequence ATGAAATTTGCCATTTTCGGAAATACGTATCAGGCTAAAAAGTCCTCTCATGCCGCCAATCTGTTCCGGTTATTGAAAAAACGGGGAGCGGAAGTCTGCGTATGCAGGGAGTTCTACCAATTCCTGATTTCAGAGCATATGGAAATCGAAGCCGACCAGTTATTTGACGGTGATGATTTCACAGCCGACATGGTAATCAGTATCGGCGGGGACGGAACTTTCCTGAAAGCTGCCCGCCGGGTAGGCAGAAAGGGAATCCCTATCCTTGGCATCAATACAGGACGTTTGGGATTTCTTGCTGATATTTCTCCCGAAGAGATGGAAGAGACATTCAACGAGATTCAAGCTGGAAGATACAGCGTGGAAGAACGGAGTGTACTTCAACTTATCTGCAACGATACCCATCTGCAAGCATCTCCGTATGCTTTAAATGAAATTGCCGTGCTCAAACGGGACAGCTCTTCAATGATTAGTATCCGTACTGCTATCAACGGTGCATTCTTGAATACTTATCAAGCCGACGGATTAGTGATTGCCACCCCAACCGGTTCGACAGCCTACTCCTTAAGCGTGGGCGGACCGATTATGGTTCCTCATTCCAACACTGTCGTCATTACTCCCGTAGCTCCACATAGCCTCAATGTCCGTCCTATCGTGATACGTGATGATTGGGAAATCACATTAGATGTGGAAAGCCGCAGCCATAACTTCCTGGTTGCCATCGACGGCAGCAGTGAAACGTGCAAAGAAACAACCCAACTCACTATTCGCCGTGCCGACTACAGCGTGAAAGTAGTGAAACGCTTTAATCATATCTTTTTCGATACGCTTCGCAGCAAAATGATGTGGGGAGCGGACGGCAGAAGATAA